A genomic region of Miscanthus floridulus cultivar M001 chromosome 3, ASM1932011v1, whole genome shotgun sequence contains the following coding sequences:
- the LOC136542102 gene encoding uncharacterized protein yields MAQALPETPSLAGRRVAFTTPQTGGGGAYGGRLGALLRQRGAHPVPVPTIAVHPHDPDRLRPFLLPGTLDPFAALAFTSRSGISAFARALSSSSHHPLSDASALPFTVAALGSDADLLDHAFLSRLCGAAAGTRVSVLVPDVPTPAGLVEALGRGSGRRVLCPVPDVVGLREPPVVPDFLAGLEAAGWVAVRAPAYTTCWAGPGCAEALVDPDAAPLDAVVFTSTAEVEGLLKGLESAGWTWAQLTARWPGMVVAAHGPVTAGGARSLGVEVDIVSARFSSFHGVVDALAATFSSEKIV; encoded by the coding sequence ATGGCGCAGGCCCTCCCCGAGACCCCGTCGCTCGCCGGCCGCCGAGTGGCGTTCACGACGCCGCagacgggcggcggcggcgcctacgGCGGCCGCTTGGGCGCGCTCCTGAGGCAGCGCGGCGCGCATCCGGTCCCCGTGCCCACCATCGCCGTCCACCCGCACGACCCCGACCGCCTCCGCCCCTTCCTCCTGCCCGGCACCCTGGACCCCTTCGCCGCACTCGCGTTCACCTCCCGCTCCGGCATCTCCGCCTTCGCCCGCGCCCTCTCCTCGTCCTCCCACCACCCCCTCTCCGACGCCTCCGCGCTCCCCTTCACCGTCGCGGCGCTGGGCAGCGACGCGGACCTCCTGGACCACGCGTTCCTCTCGCGCCTctgcggcgccgccgccgggacGAGGGTATCCGTGCTCGTCCCCGACGTGCCCACCCCGGCCGGCCTCGTGGAGGCGCTGGGCCGCGGGTCCGGCCGCCGCGTGCTCTGCCCCGTCCCTGACGTCGTCGGCCTCCGCGAGCCTCCCGTCGTGCCGGACTTCCTCGCGGGGCTCGAGGCGGCCGGGTGGGTAGCCGTGCGCGCGCCGGCGTACACCACgtgctgggccgggccgggctgcGCGGAGGCGCTGGTGGATCCGGACGCTGCGCCGCTCGACGCCGTCGTGTTCACGAGCACGGCCGAGGTGGAGGGGCTGCTCAAGGGGCTGGAATCCGCGGGGTGGACCTGGGCGCAGCTGACGGCGCGTTGGCCCGGCATGGTCGTGGCCGCGCACGGGCCGGTCACCGCCGGTGGCGCGAGGAGCCTCGGCGTTGAGGTGGACATCGTGAGCGCCAGGTTCAGCAGCTTCCATGGGGTTGTCGATGCTCTTGCCGCGACATTTTCTTCCGAGAAGATAGTGTAG
- the LOC136542100 gene encoding tetraketide alpha-pyrone reductase 1-like isoform X2: MVSSNKGKVCVTGASGFVASWLIRRLLESGYHVVGTVRDPGNHQKTAHLWKLPGAKERLQIVRADLLEEGSFDKAVMDCDGVFHTASPVLAKSDSSSKEETLIPAVNGTLNVLRSCKKNPFLKRVVLTSSSSAVRIRDDDQPNISLDETTWSSVPLCEKIQLWYALAKVFAEKAAWEFAKENNIDLVTVLPSFVIGPSLSHELCVTASDVLGLFQGDTTRFSSYGRMGYVHIDDVASSHILVYEAPEATGRYLCSSVVLDNDELVSLLAKRYPIFPIPRRLNSPYGKQSYQLNTSKLQGLGFKFRGVQEMFDDCVQSLKDQGHLLECPL, encoded by the exons ATGGTGAGCTCAAACAAGGGCAAAGTATGTGTAACTGGGGCTTCAGGCTTTGTTGCCTCTTGGCTTATCAGACGGCTTCTCGAGTCTGGATATCATGTGGTAGGGACTGTCAGAGACCCAG GAAATCACCAAAAGACGGCACACCTTTGGAAGTTACCTGGTGCCAAAGAGAGGCTGCAAATTGTGCGAGCTGATCTGTTGGAAGAAGGGAGCTTTGACAAAGCCGTGATGGACTGTGATGGCGTCTTCCACACTGCATCCCCTGTCCTCGCTAAATCTGATTCTAGTAGCAAG GAGGAAACACTCATTCCAGCAGTAAACGGTACTCTGAATGTGCTAAGATCATGCAAGAAGAACCCATTTCTGAAAAGGGTTGTTCTTACATCTTCATCATCTGCTGTGAGGATTAGGGATGATGATCAGCCTAATATCTCACTGGATGAAACAACATGGAGCTCTGTGCCGCTCTGTGAAAAGATACAG CTATGGTATGCCCTAGCGAAGGTATTTGCAGAGAAAGCGGCATGGGAATTTGCCAAGGAGAACAACATTGACCTTGTGACTGTTCTTCCATCATTCGTGATCGGGCCTAGCTTATCCCATGAACTATGTGTTACCGCTTCAGATGTCCTAGGCTTATTCCAAG GTGACACGACAAGGTTCAGTTCTTACGGAAGAATGGGATACGTTCACATCGACGATGTTGCCAGCAGCCATATCCTGGTgtacgaggcccccgaggccacTGGGAGATACCTGTGCAGCTCGGTGGTGCTGGACAACGACGAGCTGGTCTCCTTGCTCGCAAAACGATACCCGATATTCCCCATACCCCGGAG ACTGAACAGCCCTTATGGCAAGCAGTCGTACCAGCTGAACACGTCGAAGCTGCAGGGGCTGGGCTTCAAGTTCAGAGGAGTGCAGGAGATGTTCGACGACTGTGTCCAGTCGCTCAAAGACCAGGGTCACCTGCTGGAGTGCCCCCTGTGA
- the LOC136542100 gene encoding tetraketide alpha-pyrone reductase 1-like isoform X1, translated as MPPESINIPVDAYKRRLVWIGAQHHLPLSENMVSSNKGKVCVTGASGFVASWLIRRLLESGYHVVGTVRDPGNHQKTAHLWKLPGAKERLQIVRADLLEEGSFDKAVMDCDGVFHTASPVLAKSDSSSKEETLIPAVNGTLNVLRSCKKNPFLKRVVLTSSSSAVRIRDDDQPNISLDETTWSSVPLCEKIQLWYALAKVFAEKAAWEFAKENNIDLVTVLPSFVIGPSLSHELCVTASDVLGLFQGDTTRFSSYGRMGYVHIDDVASSHILVYEAPEATGRYLCSSVVLDNDELVSLLAKRYPIFPIPRRLNSPYGKQSYQLNTSKLQGLGFKFRGVQEMFDDCVQSLKDQGHLLECPL; from the exons ATGCCTCCAGAATCTATT AATATTCCTGTTGATGCTTATAAGAGAAGGTTGGTTTGGATCGGAGCTCAGCATCACTTGCCACTGTCTGAGAACATGGTGAGCTCAAACAAGGGCAAAGTATGTGTAACTGGGGCTTCAGGCTTTGTTGCCTCTTGGCTTATCAGACGGCTTCTCGAGTCTGGATATCATGTGGTAGGGACTGTCAGAGACCCAG GAAATCACCAAAAGACGGCACACCTTTGGAAGTTACCTGGTGCCAAAGAGAGGCTGCAAATTGTGCGAGCTGATCTGTTGGAAGAAGGGAGCTTTGACAAAGCCGTGATGGACTGTGATGGCGTCTTCCACACTGCATCCCCTGTCCTCGCTAAATCTGATTCTAGTAGCAAG GAGGAAACACTCATTCCAGCAGTAAACGGTACTCTGAATGTGCTAAGATCATGCAAGAAGAACCCATTTCTGAAAAGGGTTGTTCTTACATCTTCATCATCTGCTGTGAGGATTAGGGATGATGATCAGCCTAATATCTCACTGGATGAAACAACATGGAGCTCTGTGCCGCTCTGTGAAAAGATACAG CTATGGTATGCCCTAGCGAAGGTATTTGCAGAGAAAGCGGCATGGGAATTTGCCAAGGAGAACAACATTGACCTTGTGACTGTTCTTCCATCATTCGTGATCGGGCCTAGCTTATCCCATGAACTATGTGTTACCGCTTCAGATGTCCTAGGCTTATTCCAAG GTGACACGACAAGGTTCAGTTCTTACGGAAGAATGGGATACGTTCACATCGACGATGTTGCCAGCAGCCATATCCTGGTgtacgaggcccccgaggccacTGGGAGATACCTGTGCAGCTCGGTGGTGCTGGACAACGACGAGCTGGTCTCCTTGCTCGCAAAACGATACCCGATATTCCCCATACCCCGGAG ACTGAACAGCCCTTATGGCAAGCAGTCGTACCAGCTGAACACGTCGAAGCTGCAGGGGCTGGGCTTCAAGTTCAGAGGAGTGCAGGAGATGTTCGACGACTGTGTCCAGTCGCTCAAAGACCAGGGTCACCTGCTGGAGTGCCCCCTGTGA
- the LOC136542103 gene encoding protein Iojap, chloroplastic-like, whose amino-acid sequence MAGAGAAVPSQGLACAPPAAVILNPRALRASPGSGGHRSSPQQPLRSSSDLPPTPTVACRARSRSSSSSNVNFGRGDDADKLLEDLLKQHGEVVYSSGGPPSPTVEADDDAECLSFAVSLAKAASEIKATDIRVLCVKRLVYWTRFFIILTAFSNAQIDAISSKMRDIGEKQFSIVASGDTKPNSWTLLDFGDVVVHIFLPQQRAFYNLEEFYGNATPIELPFDTQWQ is encoded by the exons AtggcaggtgcaggcgccgcagtCCCGAGCCAGGGCCTCGCCTGCGCGCCCCCGGCCGCCGTCATTCTGAACCCGCGGGCGCTGCGCGCTTCCCCAGGCAGCGGCGGCCACAGGAGCAGCCCCCAGCAGCCACTGAGGAGCAGTAGCGACCTGCCACCGACGCCCACCGTCGCCTGCCGAGCTCGCTCTCGGTCTTCTTCCTCGTCTAATGTG AACTTTGGGCGAGGGGACGATGCGGACAAGTTGCTCGAGGATTTGCTCAAACAGCACGGCGAGGTGGTGTACAGCTCCGGTGGACCTCCGTCTCCCACCGTTGAGGCCGACGACGATGCCGAGTGCTTGTCCT TTGCTGTCTCGTTGGCTAAAGCTGCAAGTGAGATAAAGGCTACTGATATCCGTGTACTTTGCGTGAAGCGGCTTGTCTATTGGACTAGATTCTTCATCATTCTCACTGCCTTCTCaaatgctcagatagatgctatCAG TTCCAAAATGAGAGATATTGGCGAGAAGCAGTTTAGCATAGTTGCATCTGGTGATACGAAACCGAATTCTTGGACATTACTGGATTTTG GTGATGTTGTAGTCCATATATTCCTTCCGCAGCAGCGAGCATTCTACAACCTGGAAGAGTTCTATGGCAACGCCACACCCATCGAACTCCCATTTGACACCCAATGGCAGTGA